A window of Macrotis lagotis isolate mMagLag1 chromosome 1, bilby.v1.9.chrom.fasta, whole genome shotgun sequence genomic DNA:
GGAAGGAAAGCAGGTGGAAATGAACAAAAGCTTTCTCTCCTCTTTGGCTCAGCTCCCCTGCCCCTGTCCCTTCTTCCCCGGTCTACATGATTCCCTGAGAACAATGGGCCAATTTAGGTAATAGCAGATGATGCCCAAACAGAAACAGCACTAAGACTAGAAAAGGAGCCTGAAGAGGAGCAAAACTCCCTTCTAAACGAGGGCTCTGATTGCCAGCAATTAGGAAGGCAGTGTTCCAGAATTGTCCCCTCAATGTCCCCATATCTCCCCCTCCCTCATGGAAGAAGGGAGCTGCAGCATCTCTCCACTGCTCCAAGGAGAAATTCATCCCCTGGAACAGAGACAGAGCTAGGCACAAGGCCTCATTCTCAAAATCCCTCAGGGTCTGTTCCCTTGAAGTTTGGAAAATTCCCAAGAAAAATGATTGCAATTAACCTCCATGGATTCAAAATCTGCTTTAAACAGATGATAATCCCATGGGGGTGGAGAGGGCAGCACTGAGGCACAGGAGAAATTCAGGCTTAAGTACCAAGACTTAATAGAGAATGGGGTGCAAAAACATCTCTAAAGGAATCTACGTAGTATAGTAGATAAAgtgcctgccctggagtcagacagaactgagttcaaatcaaacttaGACATTGACTATCTGTGGAACTCTGATAAAGTTACTAATGTTTCctactctcagtttcctcatctgtaaaatgaagataataatagtacctccctTAAATCTTACAGAGCTTTGTAAATGCTAGCTTTTGGGGCCACAGCTCCTGAGTTTTGACTTTTAATGATATATCCATGGCATTTGATTTGGTCTCTCTCAAGGTTCTTTCCAAACATGCCTTGAGGAGGCTCTGGAAGCAGGCACAGACAACTCCCTATCTGAAAAATGCAAATAGGCTTTGGATACTTTTGAGGGTGGGAGATACTGAATAGTTCATTAATAAGAATAGGAATTTAGGATGTTTGGGTCCTGACCCACCATGATGAGGCAATATCAGGGAAGATTATCAGGCCCCCCACTGACCTAGGGCTGGAGGAATCCTAGGGTTATATACAGTACTCATTAGGGTCATCTTCTCAATGTTTCTTCACGTAGTTTTCTCACAATAGGCCTGGGTCTCATTGTGCTGCTCTCCTTATCtggaattctattctttctcttagtCACATATTAAAGTTCCCAGTTTGAGTCCCAGAACTATCAAGAATCTTTCCCTGACTGTGGCAGGTTTTCATTtgtcaacattttttttccaaattttacttTACTTATAATCCAAGTCACACAATTTAGCACACATACAGATATGACAAATTCTACATATAAAACATAGGCAAATATTTTGTCATGCATATTTATAATGCATTTGGAGAAATAGCTCAAAATGTTAGTGAGGGACCAAAAAGACTGCCTCTGATACATCCTGGCTGGATGACCTCTTAATCTCCCAAGGTCCTTTAACCTGTTCAAGATAACTCTGAAAATATAGAAATCATAGAGAAAGTGCTGACCtgtattggtagaggaagtttctcATTTGGGAGTTctctatattaataaaatcacaaaCTTAGTTTCTATCCCTATAATACATATTGTGTCTATAACTTGCCATATACTTAGCCTGTCACCCAAGCCACAGACTGACCCCCAAGTCCAGTCATAGTCTGGACCAGTTTCAGCCCACTCTGACCACAAACCCTAGCAAACTGTTTCATAAATGCAGATTGTTGAACACAGTGAGACTCAGTGAGGGTGGATGGATGGTCCAACTCCATTTCTAGAAGCATGATTCAGAGTCCAAATTCTGCTGATGTTGGATTAATAGTATCATCTTTGTACAAGGCACCTTCTGcctttgaaattgtcttcctTTAGACTAGTCAATTAATAAACATCCCTTACTATCTTATCATGTAGAGGTTTTGTGTGAAGTTGACTCCCATTCCCATCAGTCCTTATGGATGACCTCTTCTCTGATTCTTTGAAAGGAAATGAATCAAGTAAATTAGGTTCCCACATGTTTGTTTTTAAACAGGTGTAATGTTGTGAACCTGGGAAAATAATGCCTGTCTGTGTGATGTCCAGTTCCCTACAAAGAAACAGCCTGAATAGACGTTCCCTCTGCCCACACACTCCAAgcccctgactccaggctcttCCAGAAGCACTGCTCAGTTTCCTTTGTCTGCTTCCCTAGTGAAGCATTAACTGGGGAAGGGAGTGTTTTTCTCTCTAGAGGAAAGCAAGAAGTCGTCCCTCTGCAATGTTTGCCAGAGAATCTAaagattttttgtctttttctttttctctcctccttctcccacTTAGGAATTGAAAACAGTAGTTTTCAAGTTGAAAGCTAAATTGCTTAAAAGTGTTCACTCTTATCCTCCAATTTACAGATAGTTGGTGGCCCAGTGGAGGGAATGGAGATTTAAGATTGATTAAGGATTGTTGAAGACACATACTCTTCTTCCCACCCTCCATCAAACAGAGCAGGGACTTGGACAGTTAGGACTCTAGGATATGACAAGAGAGACCTGAttgccccctccccatttcctttAGCAGAAAGCTTTCTATGAAAGAAAAAGCTGAATGTAACCTTAACCCTAATCCCAACATTTCCTCAGTCTTGAAGTCAGACATAGATAGTGTCAAGTTACAGAAATTGTTTGGGAAAAGTGCTACCATTTGAGAGAAATGCTTTGTACCTTAGGTTCTTGCTATATCTTGAGGCCAGGGTGACGTAAAGGATAGATTAAAACAAAGCTGACTAGAAAATTTAGAGATCCATTTGTTTGCTCCAGAATTCATCTTGAAGGCTTTCTTCAATTGTAGGGGAATCTACTACCACCTGAGGACagcccatttcattttttcaacagttttatttattagacaaTGCTTCCCTACATTAAACTAAAGTCTTCCCCATTGATTTCCACTAATTACTCTGAGTTCTACCCAACTTGGGATCAAGCAGATTAGTTCTTTTGGTTTGGGATAAAGAGTGCTAATCACTGTTCTGAGGCTATATGCAAGCTTTGAATTTGACTGCCAGCCTAAAATGCAGGTAAACAAGGGTTTAAGGAAAGTAGAGGGTGGTAAATGGTGCAAAATAATTGATCTGTCAATTCTTCAATCTAAGTAGTATGTCCTCACTTTCTTCAGGCTCATTTTCACCTCTGAGCCTTTGTTCATCTTCTCCCTGTTTGTGTTGCCCTTTTTCTAAAACCATCTACTTCTGTATCCATGTAAAGGGTATTGGCCAGTGAAAATACAGTTTTTATGAGTATGTGAAGTGTGCTCTGCTGGTGAGCAGTGCTCCACATGGACTTTGGAGCATGTTCAGGTATTCTATAATTGGTTCCTTTCCACCTACCTCAAGGTGAAGAAAGGGGATTTTTGATTGGCTGCTGAGCTAGAAATGAGAATACACTCAGTTTGCTGTCTTTCTTTCCTAGGAGTGATTGAAGTAGTAATTGCATTAAGCCTCGAGGTGGGGAGAAAAATAGTAGCAGTGGCCTCCTGCTGCAAATCTCTACATCAGAAAAGACACATAGTCATGAATATGGTGCCTCTTTGAATTTGTTCTTCCTCATTTTTAGGTAAGGAAATAATGGAGATGGAATGGACTAGGACCTCATGAAATTTGAAAGGTCTAAAATGCAAATTACCAGAGGTCCAGCAAAAAGACATCATCAGAATTTGCTAGTATCCAAACCCAGTGAGGAGTGACTTGCAGCAGTTTCTTAGGTGTGTTAGAATCAGTTAGAGGCAACCATTAAATGTTTAATGCGGTCATTTATTCCTTAACAAACTATTGAAAATCATAAATAGTGtttgattcattgttttgttgattatgtagacttgagaaagtgattgaaaaatattaaaaattcagattaaatgTAAAAGTATAGTACATTgtagagccagttgttaaacatttatcggTATATACCTGGTATTCATCTGTCAGTAATGTCACATTCAGAACTGAACTTTGTAGCAAATGATTTGTTTGAGTCATCAGGGACTTTCCTCAGATTCCTGAGATATATAGGAAAGATTATGCTGCCAGTTTGTAGAAATTCTTTGTGATAACTATTCTTGCTATAGCTTCAGATTAAAAATCTCTTTGTAAAAGCCAATCaatattaaatgattaaatatttcAAGTTCCCCCAGGCATTCCCAGGATACTGATAACTAATTCATCTAATACTGATTGTAATTGAAGATTGATATTGAAGAAAACATAGGAATGATGGTTTGAATCAAAATTATCAGGTGTACCTCCTATTTCAGAGACTGATATATAGTTTGATCTGGGTGGCTTGTTTCAGTACAAGTGGAAATTATAATATAGACTTCTAGGAATCTATATTGGTTACACTTCCACATACTGCCAAGGTCTGTAACACTCCACTTGCtccacatacatatgtacatagtATACCCTGGTGTTTCTAACCCATGGttgatctttcttctttttaatctccTATAGTATTTAtgctcatttaatttctttagtaCTTAGAATCACAGACCCTCTGAGTTGGAAGTGATCTCAGAAGTCCTCTAAACCAAATGGTATCTGAGTAGAAGCCTCCTCTACAAGTGATTCTCCAGTCTCTGCTTATGGACCTCCAGGGATAGGAGCTTATTATCTACTAAGGCAGTACATTCTGCTTTGGGATAGGTCTAATCATGAGTAAGTTTTCTTTACATTGTCATGAAATATGCTTCTCTGCAGCTTCCACTGACATTTAAATTCTGCACTTTTGGAGTAAATAGGACAAATCGAATCTTTCTTTCACAGTCTTTCTTCTGACCTTCAGATAGCTATCATCTCCTTGTCTTTTCTCCTCCAGGAGAAAcatttctagttccttcaattagTCCTCATATGATAGATGTACTTTCCAATCACCTCATCATCCTGATTGCCCTCCTCTGAGTGCATTCCAGTTTGtctatcttttctaaaatgtacTGGTTAGAACTGGACATAATGCTCTAGATATAGTCTTATCAAGACCAAATATAGCAGAACTACTGCCTCCCTTGTTCTGCATGCTCTGAaagaaatatgtaatatataatagaaAGTAATACTCCCCAAGATGATAtgtaactccatcttttttatgTCAATTTTAAGTAGGTTGTAGGAAACTCGACTTCCTTTAAGTGAAGGGAACCCTTTTTATTCTCTTGTTCACTACTCTAACACTGCTTTGCACATCACAGCATAAGTAAATACCTAATTGTATGAATGAATATCATTCCCATTGTTGGGGGTGGCAGGGCTGAGAAGGCTGTTGATAATGTGTGTAGGCTTGTTAACTCTAAGTGTTAAGCTTCAGTGTTGTTTTAAATATTCCAAAAGATCTCTTTCTTGGAGCCTAATCTTGGTCTCAAAGAAGCCAACCACATCATAAAGATATTGTatcatagtttttttccccccatacttgtgatttcattagtgaaCTGTCACTGTAGTCTCAGTTTGATTTGCCTGGTCACCTTACACATTATTAGTCTGGGTTAGGACATGAAACCAGAACTTCCTAATTGGGGGTGCCTGGGCTCTTTTTCTCACTGGAATATATTATAGCAAACCTAAAGAAATGTGTGtcctagatctattttttgcAACTAAAGCCaaagctggggggagggggacatTCACAAAATGCTTATTCTTGTATTTTGGTATATGATTCAACATATTATTTGTCTCCTATCCCCTTCTCTCTAGGTCCCAGAGAGATGACCACTTATCCAGAGCCACATAACCCTTAGAGAACAAAACCAAGTTTCAAACCCAGAACCTATCCATGTTCACCAGTGCTCAAGGAATGGGCACTGGACCTTAGGGTAAGGTTACAGAGATCCAGTGACCCTTGCCTCCCGCCAAACAGAAAAGCCTGAgtgattgaaaaaatacatttattgtcATTTCACAGTTTGGCAgttgcagcagcagcagaagcattGCCAGAAGCAGGAACATGCAAAACAGCTGGTTCAGGCACAAGTGAGGGTGACTCAAAGGGCATGCTACTTTTTTTGGATGAGGTACGTCCTGCTTCCTACAAAAATCCCATTGTATGTTACTTGAGCTTGATCATTTCCCATTCTGTCTGGTTTTCTGGCTTTCCTTTGGTTCTCTAACATCCTTGTTTCCCAAACTAGACAAGGATGCTCCCAGTGAGGAAGGTACCAGAGCTCTTCTTCTTGTTGTGTCAGGTCCTTCACACTAAAGAGCACACAGTTGGCTCAGGAAAGACTTGTTAAATAATTACATGTGGTTATAGTCTAGAAGTCCTTCTAGGGGGAAGCTGCACTAACCATGCTCTCCTagcactagttttttttttttttttaacaaatcctGACAGTTTTCTCCTATGTCCTTTACTGTCCCTGTAGGGTGTGATCTCATGTCTTTTCTCCCtagcttacaatttttttcccctagcttGCAAATTCCCTGAAAACAGGCATAGTATCTTATATCTCTTGACTTCCTCCATTGTGACAAAAAGTGTTTGCTGATGGATTGATGCTCAGTTTCATTGAAGCCTGATGTAGTTAAATCATCCCAAATAGCTACACCTCCAATTCACTCCCATGTCCCATCTTAACTTGGGACTGAACTGTGAAAAGTCAGAATCATACAGTGGCCTCAGTGAGATGGATTGATGTCACTCATTCTGTTACTTCTCTCAGCCATGGTGCCCAGACTGACTTCAGTTGGACTGCAGGTAAGTCTAGCAAAAGAACCCTGAAGTTGAGCAGTTGAACATCCTCAAGTATCTAGCTGGTCCTCTAGAATGTCTTATTGCTCTTAGAGTATCTGATTTCTCTAGAACAGGTAGCAGCTCATTGGTGGAATGGGGCAGAAGAAGCTCAACGCTGCCACAGCTCAGACAATGTCAACAGCACAGAGAAAAGAGGACGTGGGAGTCCATGGCTGCCAATCCAGCAGACTTCATGAGAACTGagttcctttgattttttttttttgttatccttcattaaattgtgaaagaaggttgaatttcacatattttttttctttttcctaaaatatcCAGAATGAAAAATACAGCAGAAGCAATAGACCGAGGTTTCATTTAGGTCATTTGCCATGATCTGCTTTCTTAAGAATCTCCcagtggagagagaaaaaggggaggggtctGTGAAGCTGGGCTAAAACTAGTGCCTATGGTGGCAGCATATAGAAAGAGTAAGAGCAGCCCAGCAGGGGCAACGTCAGGGAAGGCTAAGGGAGGGCAGAATGTTTGAtcctgaaaacacacacacagagcacattaaaaaaaaaaccaacctgataaaccttaaaaagagagagatagctTAAATAACACTGAGATCCAGAGTATCTATGCTAGAATAACCCCAGCCATCTCCATCTCTTATTGGCACTCCTGGGAGCAGCTGTTTTAAGCTCAGACTATAAGAATCCATGGGCCAGTTCCTGACAGTGTGAAGTCTTTATGGCTGGCACCAGACTCAAAGGACAACCTTTGATGGACCAAAATGGggcatgcaaaaaaaaaagtcacgtCATCCCACAGAGACTTGGGGGATGCAGCATTGAAGATCTGCAGAAGGAACCATAATGGCAACCTGCCCATTCCCCACAAGAAAGTAGTCCATCTGTCCTGACCTCTGCAAGGGCTAACCAGCAACAAATGGGCCCTTCAATAGCGACCCCTTACTCTGGTGCTGGCAGCATTAccacttcctatttttttcccatctttcctcTAGCTTTGAATCATTTCCAGCCATGCTCCAGGGAATTGTGGGGCtggatttttaatttcttgggGCAGAGGAGTTTCATGAAGGCTCTGCGGAAACTATagtggcacaggggataaagaATGGGGTTCACTGCAGAGTTGACCCAGAGCAGCCAGAAGGATGTTTCATACCAGTAATCAGGAATGCAGCGGCCATGGCAGGCAGCCCGAATGATCATTAGGAGGGTGTAGGGGGCCCAGCATAAACCAAAGATGCTCACAATCACTGCCAAAGACTTGGCCACTTTCTTGTCCCTGGACAGCCGAAAGCGTTGAGTGATACTTTGTGACATCATTTTCATCCTTTTCTCTAGGGATGAGGTGGATGCTGAAGGCTTGTAGCTCTTTTTCAAAGACCTTGGCTTTTCAGGACCATGGGTAGAACTGTTGGAGCTGGATGTGGGTGAGTCCCGGGCTCCATCTGGCTTGTCTGAAGGGTGTGCCTCATACTTGTGAAGGTTCAAGGTCTCCCGAGGCATCTTCTGCTCCCACTCCCAGCACTTCAGGGAGAACTTGGAATTTGTTTCTGACTCATTGCTGAAGAGCTTCCCAGGCTCCTCCCGGCCCACATCCAGCCGGTCCCGGGTTCGTTTTTGGATGTTCAGATAGATGCTCAAGTTGAAGAAGGTCACACTGAGGAAAGGTGTGAAGAACTCCAGAGTGGAGGCTGTGATAAGGAAGTACCAGTTGTAGAAAAACTCAGCATAACACTCACCCTCTGGGATGATGCTTCTACCAGAGAGGTACTCCCAACTCAAGATGGCAGGTCCATAGAGTAGGAAGGCCAGCACCCACACCAACACCATCTTCTTCACTGCCCGCCTAGTATTGCCTTGCTGAGCACGGTATGCAacctgaggaaaaaataaaaaagccatcTCTACTAGGCTATCACCCTTAAAACAAGACCaagtccttttcttttgttttaaaagagtAAAAGTCATAAGATAttggaactagaagggacctttgtCAAAATCCCTTCATTCTCCAACTGGGATAGCTGAATTAAAAGAGGAAGAGCATTTCCCAAGTTAATACTGTCAGGACTAGAACTAGTTCTCTTGCCTCATAGGTTCCTGCCCTTTCCACTCCACTTCTTTACCAGATTTACTTTGAAATCATCCAGTCCCAGCCTGGGAAGCAGGTAGAGTAAGTTAATAGATTCTTCCACTCAATTTCCCCTCTGGGAAAAATACAAGGTTTAAGAAATAAGATTCTTTCTCTCATAGTGCCTATAGCCTCATAGAGGATATAGCACATTAAACACAGGAAACCATAATACAAAAGTGAAAAGGTGCTAAGTATAAACTGAAAGGTCACAGAGGAGGTGATATTTGAATCTAGATGAGAGAGGAGTGCCAGCTACAATGTAAGCAAATAATAGGCAATAAATaaacattgaattgaattagatctCCAATTCTCAAGGACATCTGTTTAAATGTTTATCCTCCCTCATTCCAAAGTTTAAAAACTGTGTGCAAAACATCCTAAGACCATAAGTCTAGAGCTGGGAGGTATACCAGAAACTATCTGGTCTAATTCTCTtaatttacagaagaagaaatggtGACCCCATTTCCAGAAGTTAGGTgacatgcctaaggtcacacaggtaataagcatTAGAGATGGAACTTGAACATAGGTAGTCTGATTCTAGAATTGGTGTTCTTTCTATGGCACTATGCTATAATTTCTGTTGCTTAGCACAATGgtgctaattcttttttttcagcttGAACTATAGGGATTGCTTGACCAAGGTGAGACAAACGTTTTCTCTGCAATTTCTGGCTCTCTCTCTTAGAAGTGGTccaatgaggggcagctaggatagagcaccggccctggagtcaggagtacctgagttcaaatccaaccccacacactaaataattacctagctgtgtggccttgggcaagccacttaaccccattgccttgccaaaaaaaataaaaaaaaacaaacaaaaagaagtggTCCAATGAGCTTcactcaacagttcagtgatcaaggacaatcatgagagacctgttatggaaaatgctatccacatccagatatggagtctaaatgcagagcaaagtatattatgttcactttttaaaactccttttatgtttttttctttcttaagtttttttccccttagttctaattcttctttcactacgTGAccaatatgcaaatatgttaaacacaactgtacatgtacaactttcacTAGATTGTTCACAACcttgggaaagggggaaggaatggAGGGTTGTAGACAATTGTGGAACTCACAAGCTTGCACAAATTTGAAacctacctttgcatataattggaaaagtaaaacttttttaaaaaatagtacaaTGAGGCAGTTTCCTACCTCTTTCAaacaatttgaacccagaaactCACCGCCCTGGTAACAGAGAGAAACCGGTCATAGCTGATCAACACAATGTTGAAGACTGAAGAGGTGCAGAGCAGATAGTCAACCACCAGCCATAACTTGCAGAAGCTTCTCCCGAAGGTCCACTTCCCAGTCAGTACATATGGCACATATAAGGGGATGCAAAAAGCTCCTGGAAGGAAAGAATATAGAAGTCTAGAAAAGGCCTGAGATTCAGGGAGAAATGAGGGGGAAGGAGATGCAAATGCAAGGATAGGTCAGGGTGTTCTATTGGAAAGAGCAATGAATATGTTAGGAGATTTGTGTTTGAAACTTAGTTATGATACATATTGACTTGTGATGTGGGTCAGTGATTTAACCCCTCTAAGCCCAAATTTTCTCCTCTGcaagatgaaataaataatttgcaAGTCTCAGAAaggtataaaaatatgaattttaatcaTGCCACTCTATAGGGTCAGGCAACCAAAGGGTTCCCAGGACTTCTTCAGCCTGGTACCTAGTATCTTCCTTTTCATATTTACACTAAAGTCTCTGGAAAGGCCTTGGTATTCAGGACTCAAGCACAGAAT
This region includes:
- the HRH3 gene encoding histamine H3 receptor, coding for MERALPDGALNVSWGPSAGEAAAPGFSAAWTVVLAVLMALLIVATVVGNALVMLAFVVDSSLRTQNNFFLLNLAISDFLVGAFCIPLYVPYVLTGKWTFGRSFCKLWLVVDYLLCTSSVFNIVLISYDRFLSVTRAVAYRAQQGNTRRAVKKMVLVWVLAFLLYGPAILSWEYLSGRSIIPEGECYAEFFYNWYFLITASTLEFFTPFLSVTFFNLSIYLNIQKRTRDRLDVGREEPGKLFSNESETNSKFSLKCWEWEQKMPRETLNLHKYEAHPSDKPDGARDSPTSSSNSSTHGPEKPRSLKKSYKPSASTSSLEKRMKMMSQSITQRFRLSRDKKVAKSLAVIVSIFGLCWAPYTLLMIIRAACHGRCIPDYWYETSFWLLWVNSAVNPILYPLCHYSFRRAFMKLLCPKKLKIQPHNSLEHGWK